GTCGCTCACCGTCACCCCGAACCCTGAGTACACCGGTCCGCGGAGTGTAGAAAACAACGGCGTAGAGTTTGTGTTCTATGCCACCCCGGATGCGGCCTACACTGCCTTGCAATCAGGCAACCTTGACATTTTGGATGCGATTCCGGATTCGGCTATGGCCACCTTCACCGATGAACTCGGTGACCGGGCAGTCAACCAGCCATCGGCGGTGTTCCAGTCATTTACCATTCCTGACCGCAACGAACACTTCGCTGGGGAGGAGGGCAACCTGCGGCGCCAAGCGCTGTCGATGGCGATCAACCGCGAACTGATCTGCGACAAGATCTTCGAAGGTACCCGCAGCCCAGCGACCGACTTCACCTCGCCAGTGATTGACGGCCACTCGGATTCGCTCAACGGCGCAGATGTGCTGGAATACAATCCTGAAAAAGCCAAGGAATTATGGGCGAAAGCTGATGCAATCAGCCAGTGGGAAGGTGACTTCACCATCGCCTACAACGCAGACGGTGGCCACCAGGGTTGGGTCGATGCGGTAACCAACGACATTAAGAACACCCTCGGTATTGATGCGCACGGCCAGCCATATCCTGACTTTAAGTCGCTGCGTGACGATGTCACCTCCCGCAGCATCAAGGGTGGGTTCCGTACCGGTTGGCAAGCAGATTATCCATCGCTGGCGAACTTCTTAGGGCCACTGTACGGCACCGGTGCAGGTTCCAACGATGGTGACTACTCCAACCCGGCATTCGATGCCAAGCTCACCGAAGCAGCATCGGCTGATCCAGCAGCCGCACCTAAGCTGTACAACGAGGCACAAGAAATCCTGCTCGTTGATCTGCCAGCTATCCCATTGTGGTATTCCAACGTCACCGGTGGGTATAGCGACCAGGTTTCCAACGTGAAGTTCGGTTGGGATTCCAAGCCGCTGTACAACGAAGTGAAAAAGTAACGCCGAACACGCCAAGTTCAGCAACGCCGTAATACTGCGGCAAGTGACCCCGGCATGGTGGTAGCTCGCTTGATCGCACACACCGTTAAGTAGCTTTTCCTCGCCCCGCTGCACCACCCGATACCAGTGGTGGACAAGCGGTGGGGCACAGGTGTCCCTGCACGAGAGGCACACCCTGCCGGGGCGGCAGCAGCACATGGGGGAGTAGTCCTGAGTACAACGTCCTTTTAGAAAAGGGGGTCAGGGCTACTCCCCGCCTGCTGTGCCAACCAATAGTTCGGTGACTTAGACAGCAATATCCACAAACAACCAGGGGAACCTTTCAGTGGCTGGGCGATTGTTGCCACGGGCAGCAGTTGACCTGCTGTGTGGGGTTTTTCGCGCTTGCACGATCGAGGTTTGGCGGTATTTGCTTTGCCTGTTTTGGGGTTGATTGCCCTTTTTGCAGCGTCGCTATCGAAGATGTGAGCGCGGTGAAAAACTCGCAGTTTTCGCACTCGTGCCCGGCCGGCATGCACAAACAGACAGGGACACTACTGCATAGACCAGCATCTGGCAGCGAACTATTGCGCCGCGCTTGGACCTCCTCTTGCACCTGGGTAGCACGGGGTCACCTGTGGTTGCTGCATTGCACGCTGTTGTGACAACCAAAACGGTGGTGACCATTCTGTTTCGCGTGATGCGCACAGGCTGGCGGCGGGTTGCGGTTGGTGAACCTTGGCACTATCAGGAAACGAGACAACCATGTTGCGCTATGTTGGGCGACGGGTGCTGCAGATGATCCCTGTGTTCTTCGGCGCCACCCTGCTGATTTACGCCCTCGTGTTTTTAATGCCCGGCGATCCGGTGCAGGCTCTCGGCGGCGACCGGGGCCTCACTGAGGCTGCTGCCGCAAAGATCCGTGAACAATACAATCTGGATAAACCATTCCTTGTCCAATATCTCCTGTATCTAAAGGGGATTGCCACCCTTGACTTTGGCACCACCTTCTCCCATCAGCCGGTTCGCGATGTGATGGCAGCCGCCTTTCCCGTCACCGTGAAACTCGCGGTAATGGCGCTGATTTTCGAAGCCGTATTCGGGGTGATCTTCGGGGTGATCGCAGGTATTCGCCGGGGCGGTATCTTCGACTCCACCGTGCTGCTGGTGTCACTGTTTGTGATTGCTGTGCCCAGTTTTGTGATCGGTTTCGTGTTCCAATATTTTGTGGGGCTGAAATGGCAGCTGCTGCCGGCGACAGTCGGGCCTCATGAAACCTTCCAAAAACTGCTCATGCCAGCGATCGTGTTGGGGGCGGTGTCGTTTGCCTATGTGCTGCGGCTGACCCGCCAGTCGGTGAGTGAAAACCTTTCCGCCGACTATGTGCGCACCGCCCGCGCCAAAGGCCTTTCCGGGATGTCGGTGATGACCCGACATGTGTTGCGTAATTCGCTGATCCCAGTCACTACGTTTTTAGGTGCCGACTTGGGAGGTCTGATGACCGGGGCGATTGTCACCGAAGGGATCTTCGGGATCAACGGCGTTGGCGGCACCATGTATCAGGCCATTATCAAAGGTGAACCGGCGACCGTGGTGTCGTTTACTACCGTGCTGGTGATCGTCTATATCGTCGCCAACCTGCTCGTTGACTTGCTGTATGCCGTGCTCGACCCGAGGATTCGCTATGTCTAACTCACTTCCTGCCGGACACACTCCGCCGCAGAACCCTTCTCGCCTGCCAATCCTGCCCGGTCAGCAGCGCATGGTTGCCGACACCGACGAAACAGGACTTGGTGCTGTTGATGCTGTCGCTGACGAGTCCGCACCAGTAGGGGTGTGGGGCGAGGCGTGGCGCACGCTACGCCGTCGCCCACTATTTTGGGTGGCCGGGGCGATGATTGTGTTAGCCGTTCTGCTTGCAGTCGTGCCAGGATTGTTCACCTCCACAGACCCGAATTTTTGCCAGCTGCAAGATTCTTTGGAACCGCCACGTGCCGGGCATCCATTCGGCTTTGATCGGCAAGGCTGCGATATTTACGCCCGCGTGATTTTCGGTGCACGTGCCTCGGTCACGGTTGGTGTGTTAGCAACCGCATTGGCCACGCTGATTGGCGCGATTATCGGTGCACTGTCAGGATTTTTCGGCGGCTGGATCGACGCGATCGGTTCCCGGTTTACTGATATTTTCTTCGCCATCCCGCTGGTGCTGGCCGCAATCGTGGTCATGCAAATGTTTAAAGAACACCGCAATACGCTCACCGTGGTGGTGGTGCTTGGTATTTTCGGCTGGACCTCTATTGCCCGCATCACCCGCGGTGCAGTGTTAGCGGTGAAAAACGAAGAATATGTCACTGCCGCGAAAGCAGTCGGCGCCTCGAATTGGCGGATGCTGGTGTCTCATATTCTGCCGAATGCGGCAGCCCCCATCATTGTGTACGCCACGGTGGCTCTGGGGACGTTTATTGTGGCGGAAGCAACGCTGAGCTTCTTAGGCATTGGGTTACCGCCAACAATCGTGTCGTGGGGTGGGGATATTGCTAAGGCGCAGGCTTCTCTGCGCACCCAACCCATGGTGCTGTTTTATCCGGCATTCGCCCTGGCATTAACCGTGCTGTCATTCATCATGATGGGTGATGTGGTGCGTGACGCCCTCGATCCGAAAGCAAGGAGCCGGTCATGAGCGAGAATCCAACACAACCAACCGGGATCGACGCGCCGACAACACAGCCCGCTGCGGCATCACCAACAGGATCCCCCACAGCGCAGGAACCACTGGTTGTCATGCGCGACGTTAATGTGGAATTCACCTCCTCGACGGGGACGGTGCATGCTGTCCGCGACGTCAACCTCACCATCTATCCTGGCCAGTCGGTGGCTATTGTTGGCGAATCCGGTTCCGGGAAATCCACCACTGCAATGGCGTTGATCGGACTCTTGCCTGGTACCG
The Corynebacterium choanae DNA segment above includes these coding regions:
- a CDS encoding ABC transporter permease, yielding MVADTDETGLGAVDAVADESAPVGVWGEAWRTLRRRPLFWVAGAMIVLAVLLAVVPGLFTSTDPNFCQLQDSLEPPRAGHPFGFDRQGCDIYARVIFGARASVTVGVLATALATLIGAIIGALSGFFGGWIDAIGSRFTDIFFAIPLVLAAIVVMQMFKEHRNTLTVVVVLGIFGWTSIARITRGAVLAVKNEEYVTAAKAVGASNWRMLVSHILPNAAAPIIVYATVALGTFIVAEATLSFLGIGLPPTIVSWGGDIAKAQASLRTQPMVLFYPAFALALTVLSFIMMGDVVRDALDPKARSRS
- a CDS encoding peptide ABC transporter substrate-binding protein — translated: MKNTLKKSLIAVSAATLMVSMAACSSDSSTDSASEGSTTAASGDIVTAWGGEPQNPLLPQNTNEASGGRIIDLVFAGLVSYDADGAVHNEMAESIEPSEGNKVYTIKIKDGMKFADGTPVNADSFIDAWNYAVENALLSIYFFEPIEGYTEDGGQKLSGLEKVDDLTFKVTLKQPEADFPLRLGYSAFYPLPKVAFDDMDAFGQNPVGNGMYQVANWEHNKSLTVTPNPEYTGPRSVENNGVEFVFYATPDAAYTALQSGNLDILDAIPDSAMATFTDELGDRAVNQPSAVFQSFTIPDRNEHFAGEEGNLRRQALSMAINRELICDKIFEGTRSPATDFTSPVIDGHSDSLNGADVLEYNPEKAKELWAKADAISQWEGDFTIAYNADGGHQGWVDAVTNDIKNTLGIDAHGQPYPDFKSLRDDVTSRSIKGGFRTGWQADYPSLANFLGPLYGTGAGSNDGDYSNPAFDAKLTEAASADPAAAPKLYNEAQEILLVDLPAIPLWYSNVTGGYSDQVSNVKFGWDSKPLYNEVKK
- a CDS encoding ABC transporter permease — encoded protein: MLRYVGRRVLQMIPVFFGATLLIYALVFLMPGDPVQALGGDRGLTEAAAAKIREQYNLDKPFLVQYLLYLKGIATLDFGTTFSHQPVRDVMAAAFPVTVKLAVMALIFEAVFGVIFGVIAGIRRGGIFDSTVLLVSLFVIAVPSFVIGFVFQYFVGLKWQLLPATVGPHETFQKLLMPAIVLGAVSFAYVLRLTRQSVSENLSADYVRTARAKGLSGMSVMTRHVLRNSLIPVTTFLGADLGGLMTGAIVTEGIFGINGVGGTMYQAIIKGEPATVVSFTTVLVIVYIVANLLVDLLYAVLDPRIRYV